In Pseudofrankia saprophytica, one genomic interval encodes:
- a CDS encoding ABC transporter ATP-binding protein, with the protein MGTSIEVDSLRKRFGSTTALDGMTFTVSPGRVTGFVGPNGAGKSTTMRVIVGLDAPDAGTALVGGRRYATLPRPLSHVGSLLDAAAPQPGRSARNHLLWLAHSQGLTGRRVDEVLDLVGLASAARRKAGGYSLGMRQRLGIAAALLGDPPVLMFDEPFNGMDPEGIVWMRGFLRGLAADGRTVLVSSHLMGELQDTADHLLIVGRGRLIADTSTAALLAAAAGNRVRLRTSAPPAAAVALERAGASVMPTGAETLTIAGLRAAEVVAALSAAGVPFAEVAAEQASLERAYLDLTRESVEYAARPASPTPVVPTSVVPTSAVPTPAVPADATERDLTR; encoded by the coding sequence ATGGGAACAAGCATTGAGGTCGACAGCCTGCGTAAACGGTTCGGGTCGACGACAGCGTTGGACGGGATGACGTTCACGGTGTCGCCCGGCCGGGTCACCGGGTTCGTCGGCCCCAACGGGGCCGGCAAGTCCACGACGATGCGGGTGATCGTCGGCCTGGACGCACCCGACGCCGGCACCGCGCTGGTCGGCGGCCGGCGGTACGCGACCCTGCCGCGCCCGCTGAGCCACGTCGGGTCGCTGCTGGACGCCGCGGCGCCGCAGCCGGGGCGCAGCGCCCGCAACCACCTGCTCTGGCTGGCCCACTCGCAGGGCCTCACCGGTCGCCGCGTCGACGAGGTGCTCGACCTCGTCGGCCTCGCCAGCGCGGCGCGGCGCAAGGCCGGGGGCTACTCGCTGGGGATGCGCCAGCGGCTCGGGATCGCCGCGGCGCTGCTCGGCGACCCGCCGGTGCTGATGTTCGACGAGCCGTTCAACGGGATGGATCCCGAGGGGATCGTGTGGATGCGCGGCTTCCTGCGGGGGCTCGCGGCCGACGGCCGGACCGTGCTGGTCTCCAGCCATCTGATGGGCGAGCTGCAGGACACCGCCGACCACCTGCTCATCGTCGGGCGCGGCCGGCTGATCGCGGACACGTCCACGGCGGCGCTGCTCGCGGCCGCGGCCGGAAACAGGGTCCGGCTGCGCACGAGCGCCCCGCCGGCGGCGGCGGTGGCGCTCGAACGCGCGGGCGCGTCGGTGATGCCCACGGGCGCGGAGACGCTGACCATCGCCGGTCTTCGGGCCGCCGAGGTCGTCGCGGCGCTGAGCGCGGCCGGTGTCCCGTTCGCCGAGGTCGCCGCCGAGCAGGCCAGCCTCGAACGGGCCTACCTGGACCTCACCCGCGAGTCCGTCGAGTACGCCGCGCGGCCCGCGTCCCCAACGCCCGTCGTCCCAACGTCCGTCGTCCCAACGTCCGCAGTCCCGACGCCGGCCGTCCCGGCGGACGCGACGGAAAGGGACCTGACCCGATGA